One window of Botrimarina mediterranea genomic DNA carries:
- a CDS encoding DUF58 domain-containing protein — protein sequence MPLTQDLLPPDLARRLQRLELVTRKVFRGRMKGERRSAKKGQSVEFADFRNYVAGDDLRALDWNLYARLDKLIVKLFLEEEDLHFYTLIDASPSMAFGEPTKLEYAKRLAAALGYIGLTRADRVRVETLGGERSPVMRGRRGVPRLLEFLEKIEPTENVSLEEGVRKFCLRNSGKGVVVLITDLMDKQGYEAAMRYLVAQRVDTYVIQVLSGAEIDPDVAGDLRLVDCEDGDMAEVTISAPLIARYKETLATFTAGAQDYCNRRGMNYLLTSTERPVEELMTTWLRKRGLIR from the coding sequence ATGCCGCTTACCCAAGACCTTCTGCCGCCCGATCTGGCCCGCCGGCTTCAGCGGCTTGAGCTCGTGACACGCAAGGTGTTTCGGGGGCGGATGAAGGGGGAGCGGCGGTCGGCCAAGAAAGGGCAGAGTGTTGAGTTTGCTGACTTTCGCAATTACGTCGCGGGCGATGATTTGCGGGCGCTCGACTGGAACCTTTACGCCCGGCTCGACAAGTTGATTGTGAAGCTCTTCCTTGAAGAGGAGGACCTGCACTTCTACACGCTGATTGACGCGTCGCCTTCGATGGCGTTCGGCGAGCCGACGAAGCTCGAGTACGCCAAGCGGCTCGCCGCGGCGCTGGGGTACATTGGGCTGACGCGGGCCGACCGGGTGCGCGTCGAGACGCTCGGCGGTGAGCGGAGCCCCGTGATGCGTGGGCGGCGGGGCGTGCCGCGGCTGCTCGAGTTCCTGGAGAAGATTGAGCCAACCGAGAACGTGTCGCTCGAAGAGGGCGTGCGGAAGTTCTGCCTGCGCAATAGCGGCAAAGGGGTCGTCGTGCTGATCACCGACCTGATGGACAAGCAGGGCTACGAAGCGGCGATGCGGTACCTCGTCGCCCAGCGCGTCGATACCTACGTGATCCAAGTGCTGAGCGGGGCCGAGATCGACCCCGACGTAGCGGGCGACCTCCGCCTCGTGGACTGCGAAGACGGCGACATGGCCGAGGTGACGATCAGCGCCCCGCTCATCGCCCGGTACAAAGAAACGCTCGCCACGTTCACCGCCGGCGCCCAAGACTACTGCAACCGTCGCGGCATGAACTACCTGCTGACAAGCACGGAGCGACCGGTGGAGGAGCTGATGACGACGTGGCTGCGGAAGCGTGGTCTTATTCGATGA
- a CDS encoding AAA family ATPase, whose translation MSLADNIEERAARFADRYKAVYAELGKVIVGHGDILHGVLTCLFAGGHTLLEGVPGLGKTLLVKTLSEVLELDFSRIQFTPDLMPADILGTNLIVEDPDGRRRFEFQRGPIFTQICLADEINRATPKTQSALLEAMQEKRVSTAGTTFELQHPFFVLATQNPIEQEGTYPLPEAQLDRFFFKLVVGYSGRKDLNEILHRTTTGAVFTPAKVMDGEEIREHQQLVREVILAPHVQDYIARLVLATHPEGEFAAPATNQSLRWGSSPRGAQTIALAAKVRALLGGRFNVSFDDIRRVYLPAMRHRVILNFEAEAENTDPDTILTAILKHVPEKADDSKAA comes from the coding sequence ATGTCGCTAGCTGACAACATCGAAGAGCGCGCCGCTCGCTTTGCCGATCGCTACAAGGCGGTTTACGCCGAGCTGGGCAAGGTCATCGTCGGGCATGGCGACATCCTGCACGGCGTGCTGACGTGTCTCTTCGCGGGGGGGCATACGCTGCTGGAGGGCGTGCCGGGGCTCGGCAAGACGCTGCTCGTGAAGACGCTCAGCGAGGTGCTCGAGCTCGACTTCAGCCGCATCCAGTTCACGCCCGACCTGATGCCCGCCGACATCCTCGGCACGAACCTCATCGTCGAAGACCCCGACGGTCGCCGGCGGTTCGAGTTCCAACGCGGGCCGATCTTCACGCAGATCTGCCTCGCCGACGAGATCAACCGCGCGACGCCCAAGACGCAGTCGGCCCTGCTCGAAGCGATGCAAGAGAAACGCGTCTCGACGGCCGGCACGACATTCGAACTCCAGCACCCCTTCTTCGTCCTGGCGACGCAGAACCCGATCGAACAAGAGGGGACCTACCCGCTCCCCGAGGCGCAGCTCGACCGCTTCTTCTTCAAACTCGTCGTCGGCTACTCGGGCCGCAAGGACCTCAACGAGATCCTCCACCGCACGACGACCGGCGCCGTGTTCACGCCCGCGAAGGTGATGGACGGAGAGGAGATCCGTGAGCACCAGCAGCTGGTGCGCGAAGTGATCCTCGCCCCGCACGTGCAGGACTACATCGCGAGGCTCGTGCTGGCGACGCACCCCGAAGGCGAGTTCGCCGCCCCCGCCACCAACCAGTCGCTACGCTGGGGCAGCAGCCCGCGCGGAGCGCAAACGATCGCCCTCGCCGCGAAGGTGCGGGCGCTGCTCGGCGGCCGCTTCAACGTCAGCTTCGACGACATCCGCCGCGTCTACCTGCCGGCGATGCGCCACCGGGTGATCCTCAACTTCGAAGCCGAAGCCGAGAACACCGACCCCGACACGATCCTCACCGCAATCCTCAAACACGTCCCCGAGAAGGCGGACGATTCGAAGGCGGCTTGA
- a CDS encoding vWA domain-containing protein, giving the protein MNEFFRNTLSPAQWAVLGAVPLAILALYFLKLKRAPLEVPSTYLWRKSIEDLRVNSLWQRLRRSLLLLLQLLVALLAILAVLRPGWQGTKLTGGKLIFLVDNSASMSTSDGEGDGEAGSEARLVAAREHVAGLIDQMDSDMSAMIVSFAGEPAVVQSFTNNRRLLRERLATIEPTVASTDLKGALELASGLASPAKSQANGGTEVDAAEETAEADLRPEEPATLFIFSDGRFGDVKDFALGNLDPVYVPIGSAETPNLAITALETRRSESDAGKLQAFVQVANYSGEAAEAVVELRRGGRLVDARKLSIAAGDIAGSTFPVGEAALNGGSGSGDGVLEARLSSDALAISNDQLTVDDVAYAAINESQASRVLLVTSGNVAVEQALVTGRAGRLGDITVEPPSFLESNSYETRAAAGTYDLIIYDRCTPKAPPRSSTVYIGVLPPGEAWRASPSPQSLATGPSLGPSLSVPQIIDWNRSHPLLANVELGNFDIVESLLLTPPAGATALVEASGGPIVAVAPRDRYEDVVLGFPILVEIDGALQRNTDWINRLSFPTFWLNTLEYFAARQAVGDRSLRPGEAIELPPLSPATESIVVTSPSGKAETLRRRGEQPFVYRLTDELGVYRVTEGNRETRRFAVNLFDPAESDVRIRTDETPEDAEEAAVASIKIGDLDIAAAAGATPARHELWRALLIAALCLLVVEWWIYHRRVYL; this is encoded by the coding sequence TTGAACGAGTTTTTTCGCAACACGCTCTCCCCCGCCCAGTGGGCCGTGCTTGGCGCGGTTCCGCTGGCGATCCTCGCGCTGTACTTCCTCAAGCTGAAGCGGGCGCCGCTGGAGGTGCCGAGCACTTATCTGTGGCGGAAGAGCATCGAGGACCTGCGCGTCAACAGCCTGTGGCAGCGGCTACGGCGGAGCCTGTTGCTGTTATTGCAGTTGCTCGTGGCTCTATTGGCGATCCTTGCGGTGCTGCGGCCCGGTTGGCAGGGGACGAAGCTCACCGGCGGCAAGCTCATCTTCCTGGTTGATAATTCGGCGAGCATGTCGACGAGCGACGGTGAGGGCGACGGCGAAGCCGGAAGCGAGGCGCGGCTTGTAGCCGCGCGGGAACACGTCGCGGGGCTGATCGATCAGATGGACAGCGACATGTCGGCGATGATCGTCTCGTTCGCCGGCGAGCCCGCGGTGGTGCAATCGTTCACCAACAACCGGCGATTGTTGCGTGAACGGTTGGCGACGATCGAACCGACGGTCGCTTCGACCGACCTCAAGGGCGCGTTGGAGTTGGCGAGCGGGTTAGCGTCGCCCGCTAAGTCGCAAGCGAACGGCGGGACCGAGGTTGACGCTGCCGAAGAAACGGCCGAGGCGGATCTGCGGCCTGAGGAGCCCGCGACGTTGTTCATCTTCAGCGACGGCCGGTTCGGCGACGTGAAGGACTTCGCGCTGGGGAACCTCGACCCGGTTTACGTGCCGATCGGCTCGGCCGAGACGCCCAACCTGGCGATCACGGCGCTCGAAACGCGTCGCAGCGAATCCGACGCCGGCAAACTCCAGGCGTTCGTCCAGGTCGCGAACTACTCCGGCGAAGCGGCCGAGGCCGTGGTCGAGCTGCGACGTGGCGGGCGGCTAGTCGATGCCCGGAAGCTGTCGATCGCGGCCGGTGACATCGCCGGCTCGACGTTCCCCGTTGGTGAGGCGGCGCTGAATGGGGGGAGCGGCTCCGGCGACGGCGTGCTCGAAGCCCGCTTATCGAGCGACGCCTTGGCGATCAGCAACGATCAACTCACAGTCGACGACGTCGCCTACGCCGCGATCAACGAGTCGCAAGCCAGCCGCGTGCTGCTGGTCACCAGCGGCAACGTCGCGGTGGAGCAAGCCCTCGTCACCGGCCGGGCGGGCCGCCTCGGCGATATCACCGTCGAACCCCCGTCGTTCCTCGAGTCCAACAGTTACGAAACCCGCGCTGCAGCAGGAACCTACGACCTCATCATCTACGACCGCTGCACCCCAAAAGCCCCACCGCGCTCCAGCACGGTCTACATCGGAGTCCTCCCCCCAGGCGAAGCCTGGCGCGCGTCCCCTAGCCCCCAGTCCCTAGCCACTGGTCCCTCTCTTGGCCCCTCTCTGTCCGTTCCCCAAATCATCGACTGGAACCGCAGCCACCCACTGCTGGCCAACGTCGAGCTCGGCAATTTCGATATCGTCGAGTCGCTGCTGCTGACGCCGCCCGCCGGCGCGACGGCGCTGGTGGAAGCGTCCGGGGGCCCGATCGTCGCGGTCGCCCCGCGCGATCGTTACGAGGACGTGGTGCTCGGATTTCCAATCCTGGTCGAGATCGACGGCGCGCTGCAACGCAACACCGACTGGATCAACCGACTCAGCTTTCCGACGTTCTGGCTCAACACGCTCGAGTACTTCGCCGCGCGGCAGGCGGTGGGCGACCGCTCGCTGCGTCCTGGAGAGGCGATCGAGCTGCCGCCGCTATCGCCGGCGACCGAGTCGATCGTCGTCACGTCGCCCTCGGGCAAAGCCGAGACGCTCCGCCGCCGCGGCGAGCAGCCATTCGTGTATCGGCTGACGGACGAGCTCGGGGTTTATCGCGTCACGGAGGGCAATCGCGAGACGCGGCGGTTCGCGGTCAACCTGTTCGATCCGGCCGAGAGCGACGTGCGAATCCGCACGGATGAGACTCCCGAGGACGCCGAAGAGGCGGCGGTGGCGTCGATCAAGATCGGCGACCTCGACATCGCCGCCGCCGCGGGGGCGACGCCGGCCCGACACGAATTGTGGCGTGCCTTACTGATCGCGGCGCTTTGTTTACTCGTCGTCGAGTGGTGGATTTATCACCGGCGCGTCTACCTGTGA
- a CDS encoding DUF695 domain-containing protein, translating into MSDHWEIYLCQVEDKPASILFDVGIRQQAPVPALDWVGWLRLHMRDPRPDGLSSNSEYDRLIEIEESVSTAVNQARCSIAYVGRNTGNAKRDFFFYSDNQICLESLLAQAMVGYPEYQFEVGGREDAEWDIYLGFLYPDSRTWQVISDRKLTDRLAQDGDNGTIPRDVSHWAYFKTVESRTKFIEQFTSDGFSVEQQFSSDESELQHCVVLTRNHAVDPDNIHTISLRMHDTAADLGGSYDGWETPIVKQTP; encoded by the coding sequence ATGTCTGACCACTGGGAAATCTACCTGTGCCAAGTCGAAGACAAACCCGCATCGATTCTGTTCGATGTTGGCATCCGCCAGCAGGCGCCTGTACCAGCTTTGGACTGGGTCGGGTGGCTACGACTTCACATGCGTGATCCGCGCCCAGATGGACTTTCCAGCAACTCCGAGTACGACAGACTTATCGAAATTGAAGAGTCGGTCAGCACCGCAGTTAACCAAGCACGCTGCTCTATTGCTTACGTAGGCCGTAACACCGGCAACGCGAAACGAGACTTCTTTTTCTACTCCGACAACCAGATCTGTTTAGAGTCCTTGCTCGCTCAAGCGATGGTTGGATACCCTGAATATCAATTTGAAGTTGGTGGCCGTGAAGATGCTGAGTGGGACATCTACCTCGGCTTCCTCTACCCAGACAGCCGGACATGGCAAGTCATCTCGGATCGCAAACTTACCGACAGACTCGCGCAAGACGGTGACAACGGAACGATCCCGCGCGATGTCTCTCATTGGGCTTATTTTAAGACCGTCGAATCGAGAACGAAGTTCATCGAACAATTCACGTCCGATGGCTTTTCAGTAGAGCAGCAATTCTCCAGTGATGAATCCGAATTACAGCACTGCGTCGTACTGACGCGAAATCATGCTGTCGATCCTGATAATATCCATACAATATCGTTGCGAATGCACGATACGGCGGCTGATTTAGGAGGGAGCTACGATGGATGGGAAACGCCGATCGTAAAGCAGACACCATAG